The genomic segment TCGTCCAGCAGCGGAGCTTCCTCGCCAACCTGCTGATCTCGCTCGCGCCGATGCTGCTTCTCGTCCTGCTCTGGGTGTTCATCGCCCGGCGGATGTCGCGCGCCGGCCCCGGCGGCGGCATGGGCGGCTTCGGGCGCAAGGCGCCGCCCAAACCGGTCGCCCTGGAGAGCGGCACCCGCACCACCTTCGCCGACGTGGCCGGCATCGACGAGGTGGAGGGTGAGCTCAACGACGTTGTCGACTTCCTGAAGAACCCGGACGCCTACCGGAAGATGGGCGCCCGCATGCCCGGCGGGGTCCTCCTCGCCGGACCGCCCGGCACCGGCAAGACACTGCTGGCGCGCGCCGTCGCGGGGGAGGCCGGGGTGCCGTTCTTCTCCGCGTCCGCCTCCGAGTTCATCGAGATGATCGTCGGCGTGGGTGCCGGCCGGGTGCGCGAACTCTTCGCCGAGGCCCGCAAGGTCGCGCCCGCCATCGTCTTCATCGACGAGATCGACACCATCGGCCGCGTCCGGGGCGGCGGCGCCGGCATGGGCGGCCACGACGAACGCGAGCAGACCCTCAACCAGATCCTCACCGAGATGGACGGCTTCTCCGGCTCGGAGGGTGTGGTCGTGCTGGCCGCGACCAACCGGGCCGACGTCCTCGACCCCGCCCTCACCCGGCCCGGCAGGTTCGACCGCATCGTGCAGGTCAGCCCGCCGGACCGGGGCGGCCGCGAGGCCATCCTGAGGATCCACACCCGGCAGATCCCGCTCGCCGACGACGTCGACCTGTCCCGGGTGGCCCGCTCCACCCCCGGCATGACCGGCGCCGATCTCGCCAACCTCGCCAACGAGGCGGCGCTGCTCGCCGTCAAGCGCAAGGGCTCCGAAGTGGAGCAGACGGACCTCTCGCAGGCCCTGGAGAAGGTCCAGCTCGGCGCCGAGCGCCCGCTGGTCATGCCGGAGGAGGAGCGCCGCAGGACCGCGTACCACGAGAGCGGCCACGCCCTGCTCGGCATGCTCCAGCCCGGCGCCGACCCGGTGCGCAAGGTCACCATCGTGCCGCGCGGCCGGGCCCTGGGCGTGACGCTCTCCACCCCGGACGCCGACAAGTACGCGTACACCGAGGACTACCTGCGCGGCCGGATCATCGGCGCCCTCGGCGGCATGGCCGCGGAGCACGTGGTCTACGACGTGATCACCACGGGCGCCGAGAGCGACCTGGAACAGGTCACCAGCCTGGCGCGGGGCATGGTCGGACGCTGGGGGATGAGCCATCGGGTCGGCCGTCTCACGGCCATCCCGGCCGACGCCCAGCAGGCGTACGGGCTGTCGGCGGCGCCCGCCACGCTGGACGCGATCGACGAGGAGATGCGGCGCATCGTCGACGAGTGCTACGAGGACGCCTGCCGGCTGCTGCGGGAGAACCGCGACCGGCTCGACTCGCTCGCCGAGGCGCTGCTGGCGAACGAGACGCTGGAGGAGGCGGAGGCGTACCGCGCGGCGGGGATCACCCGGCTGGAGAAGCCGCCTCCGGCGTGAGGGACCGCCCCGTCCGTCCCGCGCAGGAGCGTGCGAGGGGCGGACCGGGCGGTCCGTCCCTCGCACGCCCCATGCCGGAGGGGATCTCAGCAGACGCAGACCAGATAGCGGAAGACGTTCGGCATCCAGACCGTGCCGTCGGACCGCCGGTGCGGATGGAGCGCCTCGGCGACCTCCTTGGCGACCTGTCCGCAGTCCGTGGCCGCCACCGCGGCGTCGAAGAGCCCCGTCGAAAGCAGCCCGCGGACCGCGCTGTCCAGGTCCGCGTAGCCGAACGGGCAGGACACCCGGCCCGAGCCGTCCGGTTTCAGCCCCGCCCGGGAGGCGACCTCCTCCAGATCGTCCCGCCGTGCCGGGCGCCGCGCGCCGGAGCGCGCGCCGCCGGACGGGTTCGCGAGCCGGTCCGCGACCTCCAGCACCGCCGCCGTGGCGCACCGCTCGGGCGGCCCCCAGCCCGTCAGCACCACGGTCGCGCCCCGGGCCGCCAGCGGAACGGCGGACTCCAGCGCGGGGGTGAGCTCCTCCCCGTCGCCCGCCGTCAGGCCGATCGGGTCGAAGGCGGTGAGCAGGTTGTACGGTGCCCCGTCCGCGGGCGCCGCCGCCGGGAGGCCGCCGACCAGGCGCGCCGGTGCGCCCGCGGACGAGGCACCCGGCCCGGCTCTTCCGCCCGGCCCCGCCATGCCCGGGGGCAGCAGCCGTTCCCGGGCCAGGGCGAGCCGGTCGTGGTCGGTGTCCACCCCGGTGACCCGGGCTCCGCGGGCCGCCGCGATCAGCAGGGCGAGCCCGGAACCGCAGCCCAGGGAGAGCATGCGTGTACCGGCTCCGACTTCGAGCCGTTCGTAGACCGCTTCGTACAGCGGTGACAGCATCCGCTCCTGGATCTCTGCCCAGTCGCGGGCACGGGTACCGGTGTCCACCGGAGCGGGGGTGTCCGCGTACCTGTGGTTCCGGACGAGCGTTGGTGTCATGGATGTACCCCAATCGCCAAGAGGGTTCGGTCGTGCCCGAATGGGCGCCCCCGCGTGCGGGCGTCCGCATCCCCGTATGTCAGGGAACTGCGCATCAGCCGCCGCGTCCAGGGGGCGCAGGGTCATTCATTGCGCGCCCCGGTCGTGCGCCCTGAGGGGGCTGGGGTGCGCCGCACCGCCGACTCTCGCCGTTGGGAAGGCGGTACCGACTCGCTTCGCGGACCCTGCGGTCCGCCGGGTGGCGCCCGGGTCCGGTGGTCCGCGGTGGGCGGCGGCCATCCGGAACGCGAGCCTCCCGTTCCTTCCGCCCAGTCTCACCCGACACCCGGAGCGCAGCACGTCGAACGCCCCGGGACCCGCGTACGCCGTGGTCACGGAGGTGGTCGCGGAGCTCGGGCGGTCCGCCCGCGAGGGCGTCCGGCCGCGTCCGGGAGCGGTGGGCGGGGCCGGTGCTCCGTTCGGGCGGCGGGAGAGGTAGCCTCGCCCCGACCGTGCGCGGGCTGGGTGGTTTCCCCGGCCCCGAGCCTCCGCCGCAAGTTTCCGTGAGGGCCCGCGCCCGGTCTCGGCGGTCGCGAAAGCGTGCGAAAGCGGTACGGACCCGTCCAGCCCGACCAGAGTGTCTACGCGTTATTACGTACGACCTTGGTGGGAGCTGTGAGGCTTCTCCGCAGATCGGCGTACCCGCCCGCGTACACGGGGCATCGCCGCCAACCGGCTGGTACGTGCAAATTATTTGGGATGCCCCGGAATAGGAACACCGGGGCCCCCAGGCTCGTTATCACGACGTGAGCACGACACCACCTGTACTTGCCGCAGAGCTGGCGCAGGCGTGGGCCGACATTCAGCGGTACCACCCCGAGCTGCCCGATCTCGCCGCACCCGAGTCCCTGATCGGAGAGTCCTCGTCCGCCTGTGGCGCCGAACTCTCCTTCGAGCGACTGCTCCACGAGGCAGTCCACGGCATCGCCGCCGCCCGAGGTGTCCGCGACACCTCCCGCGCCGGCCGTTACCACAACCGACGTTTCCTCGCGATCGCCGAAGAGCTGGGCCTCGACCACACCGAGGAGCCGCACCCCAGCAGCGGCTTCTCGCTGGTCACCCTCAACCCGGAGGCGAAGCGACGGTACCGGCCCACGTCCGAGCGCCTCCAGCGCGCGCTGAAGGCGCACACCGTGGCCACGGCGGCCGACACCAAGCGGTCCTTCCGGGGCCCGGCCGCCCGGCACGGTTCGTCCGGTGGCGGGGTCCGCGTCAAGGCCGTCTGCGACTGCGGACGGAACGTCCGGGTCGTCCCCTCGGTCCTCGCCCAGGCGCCGATCGTCTGCGGGGGCTGCGGGAAGCCGTTCCGTATTCCGGAAGCCGCCGTCGCGGTGGGGTGAGCCGATGGTGTGTGGCACAATGGACAGCTGCACTCGACAGTCGCACAGGACCCCTCTCTCCTCCGGCTGACGCGTCCATCGGACACTTCGAGTGCCACAACCCCACGTGGCATTTTGTTGTGCCCAATCCCGTCAAGACCAGGAGACACCACTCCCGTGGCAGTCAAGATCAAGCTGAAGCGTCTGGGCAAGATCCGTTCGCCTCACTACCGCATCGTCGTCGCCGACTCCCGTACCCGCCGTGACGGCCGGGCCATCGAGGAGATCGGTCTGTACCACCCGGTGCAGAACCCGTCCCGCATCGAGGTCAACGCGGAGCGCGCGCAGTACTGGCTGTCCGTCGGCGCCCAGCCGACCGAGCCCGTCCTCGCGATCCTCAAGCTCACCGGTGACTGGCAGGCCCACAAGGGCCTCCCGGCCCCCGCGCCGCTGCTGCAGCCGGAGCCCAAGGCTGACAAGCGCGCCCTGTTCGAGGCCCTGACCTCCGACGGCGACGAGGCCAAGGGTGAAGCCATCACCCCGAAGGCCAAGAAGTCCGAGAAGAAGGCTGACGAGGCGGCCGACGCTGCCGAGTCGACCGAGGCCTGAGCATGCTCGAGGAGGCTCTTGAGCACCTCGTGAAAGGCATCGTCGACAACCCCGACGATGTGCAGGTCGCCTCGCGCGACCTGCGCCGCGGGCGCGTGCTTGAGGTCCGGGTACACCCCGACGACCTCGGCAAGGTGATCGGTCGCAACGGCCGCACCGCGCGTGCTCTGCGCACGGTCGTGGGCGCCATCGGCGGCCGCGGCATCCGCGTCGACCTCGTCGACGTCGACCAGGTGCGCTGAAAGAGTTGAACACCGGCAAGGGCCGGGGAAGGCTTCACAGCCGTCCCCGGCCCTTGTCGTCGCTCCGGCCCCGGGGCGGTGTCCGCCGGACCCGCCCGGGGGACGTCCGGGGCGGCCCTCCCGTACCCCCGGCGCTGTCGCCCGGCTCCCGCCGGACGCCCGCGTCCGCCCCACCAATCGGAGAATCAGCGTGCAGTTGGTAGTTGCGCGGATCGGCCGCGCCCACGGCATCAAGGGCGAAGTCACCGTCGAGGTCCGCACGGACGAGCCGGAGCTGCGACTCGGCCCCGGTGCCGTGCTCGCCACCGACCCGGCCGGAACGGGACCGCTCACGATCGAGACCGGGCGAGTGCACAGCGGCCGGCTGCTGCTCCGCTTCGCGGGCGTGCACGACCGGACGGGCGCCGAGGCGCTGCGCAACACCCTGCTGATCGCCGAGGTCGACCCGGACGAGCTCCCCGAGGACCCGGAGGAGTTCTACGACCACCAGCTGATGGACCTCGACGTGGTGCTCGCGGACGGCACCGAGATCGGCCGGATCACCGAGATCACCCACCTGCCCTCGCAGGACCTGTTCATCGTGGAGCGCCCGGACGGCAGCGAGGTGATGATCCCCTTCGTGGAGGAGATCGTCACCGAGATCGACCTGGAGGAGCAGCGGGCCGTCATCACCCCGCCGCCCGGCCTGCTCAACGAGAGCGAGGCGGTCGTCGCCTCCTCGCGCGACGAGGAGACCGAGGGCGAGGACGGTGCCACCGACGGGACCGACGCGGGGAGCAAGGCGTAATGCGGCTCGACGTCGTCACGATCTTCCCCGAGTACCTCGACCCGCTGAACGTCTCGCTCGTGGGCAAGGCCCGCGCCCGGGGCAGCCTCGGGGTGCACGTCCACGACCTGCGGGAGTGGACGTACGACCGGCACAACACGGTCGACGACACCCCGTACGGCGGCGGACCCGGCATGGTCATGAAGACCGAGCCGTGGGGTGACGCCCTCGACCAGGTGCTCGCCGACGGCTACGAGGCCGGCGCGCACAGCCCCGTCATGGTCGTGCCCACGCCCAGCGGCCGCCCCTTCACCCAGGAACTCGCGGTCGAACTCTCCGAGCAGCCGTGGCTGGTCTTCACCCCGGCACGGTACGAGGGCATCGACCGCCGGGTGATGGAGGAGTACGCCACCCGCATGCCGGTGGTCGAGGTCTCCATCGGCGACTACGTCCTGGCCGGCGGGGAAGCGGCCGTCCTCGTGATCACCGAGGCGGTGGCCCGCCTGCTGCCCGGCGTCCTCGGCAACGCCGAATCGCACCGCGACGACTCCTTCGCCCCCGGTGCCATGGCCAACCTGCTGGAAGGCCCCGTCTACACCAAGCCGCCCGAGTGGCGCGGCCGGGCCATCCCCGACGTGCTGCTCACCGGCCACCACGGGAAGATCGCCCGGTGGCGCCGGGACCAGGCGTTCGCCCGTACCGCGCTGAACAGGCCCGATCTGATCGAACGCTGCGCCGCGAGCGACTTCGACAAGAAGGACCGGGAGATCCTCTCGATCCTCGGCTGGGCACCGGAGCCCGGTGGCCGATTTTGGCGCAGGCCTTCCGCCGTGGAAGAATGAGCAGCTGCTGTACGTCCGGCGTGCGCCCCTGCCACAGGGGGAACGACGTCCGCCCGGCGTGATCAGCACTTCGATCTTCCAGACGATCTCCCGTCGATGACCTGTGGCATCGGCGAAGAAAGCAGACACAATGGCTTCCCTGCTCGATGGCGTCAACGCCGCCTCCCTGCGTTCGGACCTCCCGGCGTTCCGCGCCGGTGACACCGTCAACGTCCACGTGCGCGTGATCGAGGGCAACCGCTCCCGTATCCAGCAGTTCAAGGGCATCGTCATCCGCCGCCAGGGCGCGGGCGTCAGCGAGACCTTCACGGTCCGCAAGGTCTCCTTCAGCGTCGGCGTCGAGCGCACCTTCCCGGTGCACAGCCCGATCTTCGAGAAGATCGAGCTCGTCACCCGCGGTGACGTCCGTCGCGCCAAGCTGTACTTCCTCCGTGAGCTGCGCGGCAAGGCCGCGAAGATCAAGGAGAAGCGCGACCGCTGAGCTGACACCGACGTCCACAGCGCGGCCGGATAGGCTTCGGCCGCGATGGACACGGAAGAACAGCACACGAAGCGCGATCGCCCCGCCGGACCTGCGAAAGGTCCGGGGGCGCGGTCGCGCTTTTCGCGTTCCGGGGCCCCCGGGCCTTCCGGTGGTACGTCCCCCGATCCCGACGGGCCCCCCGGCGAGTCCGGCGAGTCCGGTGAGGCAGACGAGTCCGGGTGTCCGGGACAGGACGGCGGGCGGGCCGGGCGCGGGCCCGCGCTGCGGCGGGCGGCCCTGCTCTGTGCCGCCCTGCCGGTAGCCGTGCTCCTCCTCAGCGCGTTCGTCGTGCAGCCCTTCCTCATCCCGAGCGGCTCGATGGAGTCCACGCTGCGGGTCGGTGACCGGGTGCTCGTGAACAAGCTGGCGTACCGTTTCGGCTCCGTGCCGGAGAGGGGTGACGTGGTGGTCTTCGACGGCACCGGCTCCTTCCTTTCGGACACCGCCGGAGGAAACCCCGTCACCGGGCTGCTGCGGGGAGCCGCCGCGGTCCTGGGGCTCGCCGACCCCCCGGACACCGACTTCGTGAAACGCGTCGTCGGGGTGGGCGGCGACCACGTGGTCTGCTGCGACCGGAAGGGCCGCCTGGAGGTGAACGGCACCCCCCTGGACGAGGAGTACCTGCACGCGGGGGACGCCCCCTCCCGGGTGCCGTTCGACATCGTCGTCCCCGACGGCACCCTGTGGATGATGGGCGACCACCGGGACCGGTCCAGCGACTCGCGCAGCCACCTCGGGGAGCCCGGGGGCGGCATGGTGCCCGTGGACGAGGTGATCGGACGGGTGGACCGGATCGGCTGGCCCTGGAGCCGGGCGGGAGCCCTGGCCGGTTCGGGTGGCGCGTTCGACGGCGTACCGGAGCCGGGCGGCCAGCATGGGTAGCCGCGGCCGCGGGGGCAGCTCCGCTCCCGGAGAGGGATCCTCGTACGACGCCGCTCCCGATGAGTCTTCGTACGGTGCCGCTCCCGGAGAGGGGTCCTCTTACGACACCGGGGAGGCGGACCGGTCCGCCTCCCCGGCCGGGACCGGGCGCGCGCGTTCGGCGCCGACGCGGGCCGAGCGCCGGAGGCTGGCGCGCCGGGTCGCGCGGCGGCGGCGCAGGTCCAAGGTGACCGAGATCCCCCTCCTGCTCGTGTTCGCGCTGCTCATAGCCCTGTTCCTCAAGACCTTCGTGGTCCAGGCCTTCGTGATCCCCTCCGGTTCGATGGAACAGACCATCCAGATCGGCGACCGGGTTCTGGTCGACAAGATGACGCCGTGGTTCAACGCCGAGCCGCAGCGGGGCGACGTGGTGGTCTTCAAGGACCCCGGCGGCTGGCTGGGGGAGAGCGAGACGGTGAGCACAGGGCCGTCGCCGGTCGGGATCCGGCAGGCGAAGGAGTTCCTCACCTTCATCGGACTGCTGCCCTCCGCCGACGAACAGGACCTGATCAAGCGGGTGGTCGCGGTCGGCGGGGACACCGTGAAGTGCTGCGGGAAGGACGGCCGGCTCACCGTCAACGGCGTGGCCGTCGACGAGCCCTACCTGAACCTTGGGGATGTGCCATCGGCCATCCAATTCGAGGTAAAGGTTCCCGAGGGCCGGATCTTCGTGATGGGCGACCACCGCTCCAATTCCGCCGACTCCCGCTACCACCTCGGCAACGGCTTCCACGGCACTGTGCCGCTCTCGGACGTCGTGGGGCGCGCCGTGGTCATCGCCTGGCCGGTGGGGAACTGGGCCACGCTGGGACAGCGCGACGCGTTCGCGGGTGTGCCGGACGAGGCGTCGGGAGCGTCGGCCGCGCCCGGTCTCTCGCATAGTGTGTCCCACCAGGATCCCTACGGAATGATCCCGCTCCCGACCCCTGCGGAACTCCCGCTCGTTATGGGAGTGATGGGCCTGCGTCGCATCCGGCGCGGGCGGTGGCACGGATTGAGGAGTGGATGTGGGGGATTTGGCGGTCGGCGCACGATCCGGACACGACGAACCCGAGGACCGGCCCGGACGGACCGGGGACCCCTCGGAGGCGGCGGCGGACCGGACGGGGGATGACGACGCCCCGGACGGCGCCGCCTCGGGCCCCAAACAGCGTTCCTTCTGGAAGGAG from the Streptomyces sp. NBC_01335 genome contains:
- the ftsH gene encoding ATP-dependent zinc metalloprotease FtsH; amino-acid sequence: MTAPVPPRDRPDQPWRSEGAPPPAPQRRKMPGGWGRLLLTALIVYLLANLVLSFFNGDDEPTIAYTEFTKQVGAGNVSKIYSKGDAIQGELKKKAKVPGEDTEYTKFTTQRPAFADDNLWDELVDDDVTVTAEPVVQQRSFLANLLISLAPMLLLVLLWVFIARRMSRAGPGGGMGGFGRKAPPKPVALESGTRTTFADVAGIDEVEGELNDVVDFLKNPDAYRKMGARMPGGVLLAGPPGTGKTLLARAVAGEAGVPFFSASASEFIEMIVGVGAGRVRELFAEARKVAPAIVFIDEIDTIGRVRGGGAGMGGHDEREQTLNQILTEMDGFSGSEGVVVLAATNRADVLDPALTRPGRFDRIVQVSPPDRGGREAILRIHTRQIPLADDVDLSRVARSTPGMTGADLANLANEAALLAVKRKGSEVEQTDLSQALEKVQLGAERPLVMPEEERRRTAYHESGHALLGMLQPGADPVRKVTIVPRGRALGVTLSTPDADKYAYTEDYLRGRIIGALGGMAAEHVVYDVITTGAESDLEQVTSLARGMVGRWGMSHRVGRLTAIPADAQQAYGLSAAPATLDAIDEEMRRIVDECYEDACRLLRENRDRLDSLAEALLANETLEEAEAYRAAGITRLEKPPPA
- a CDS encoding methyltransferase domain-containing protein, whose amino-acid sequence is MTPTLVRNHRYADTPAPVDTGTRARDWAEIQERMLSPLYEAVYERLEVGAGTRMLSLGCGSGLALLIAAARGARVTGVDTDHDRLALARERLLPPGMAGPGGRAGPGASSAGAPARLVGGLPAAAPADGAPYNLLTAFDPIGLTAGDGEELTPALESAVPLAARGATVVLTGWGPPERCATAAVLEVADRLANPSGGARSGARRPARRDDLEEVASRAGLKPDGSGRVSCPFGYADLDSAVRGLLSTGLFDAAVAATDCGQVAKEVAEALHPHRRSDGTVWMPNVFRYLVCVC
- the rpsP gene encoding 30S ribosomal protein S16, translated to MAVKIKLKRLGKIRSPHYRIVVADSRTRRDGRAIEEIGLYHPVQNPSRIEVNAERAQYWLSVGAQPTEPVLAILKLTGDWQAHKGLPAPAPLLQPEPKADKRALFEALTSDGDEAKGEAITPKAKKSEKKADEAADAAESTEA
- a CDS encoding RNA-binding protein; protein product: MLEEALEHLVKGIVDNPDDVQVASRDLRRGRVLEVRVHPDDLGKVIGRNGRTARALRTVVGAIGGRGIRVDLVDVDQVR
- the rimM gene encoding ribosome maturation factor RimM (Essential for efficient processing of 16S rRNA); this encodes MQLVVARIGRAHGIKGEVTVEVRTDEPELRLGPGAVLATDPAGTGPLTIETGRVHSGRLLLRFAGVHDRTGAEALRNTLLIAEVDPDELPEDPEEFYDHQLMDLDVVLADGTEIGRITEITHLPSQDLFIVERPDGSEVMIPFVEEIVTEIDLEEQRAVITPPPGLLNESEAVVASSRDEETEGEDGATDGTDAGSKA
- the trmD gene encoding tRNA (guanosine(37)-N1)-methyltransferase TrmD, whose product is MRLDVVTIFPEYLDPLNVSLVGKARARGSLGVHVHDLREWTYDRHNTVDDTPYGGGPGMVMKTEPWGDALDQVLADGYEAGAHSPVMVVPTPSGRPFTQELAVELSEQPWLVFTPARYEGIDRRVMEEYATRMPVVEVSIGDYVLAGGEAAVLVITEAVARLLPGVLGNAESHRDDSFAPGAMANLLEGPVYTKPPEWRGRAIPDVLLTGHHGKIARWRRDQAFARTALNRPDLIERCAASDFDKKDREILSILGWAPEPGGRFWRRPSAVEE
- the rplS gene encoding 50S ribosomal protein L19; translated protein: MASLLDGVNAASLRSDLPAFRAGDTVNVHVRVIEGNRSRIQQFKGIVIRRQGAGVSETFTVRKVSFSVGVERTFPVHSPIFEKIELVTRGDVRRAKLYFLRELRGKAAKIKEKRDR
- the lepB gene encoding signal peptidase I produces the protein MDTEEQHTKRDRPAGPAKGPGARSRFSRSGAPGPSGGTSPDPDGPPGESGESGEADESGCPGQDGGRAGRGPALRRAALLCAALPVAVLLLSAFVVQPFLIPSGSMESTLRVGDRVLVNKLAYRFGSVPERGDVVVFDGTGSFLSDTAGGNPVTGLLRGAAAVLGLADPPDTDFVKRVVGVGGDHVVCCDRKGRLEVNGTPLDEEYLHAGDAPSRVPFDIVVPDGTLWMMGDHRDRSSDSRSHLGEPGGGMVPVDEVIGRVDRIGWPWSRAGALAGSGGAFDGVPEPGGQHG
- the lepB gene encoding signal peptidase I, whose amino-acid sequence is MGSRGRGGSSAPGEGSSYDAAPDESSYGAAPGEGSSYDTGEADRSASPAGTGRARSAPTRAERRRLARRVARRRRRSKVTEIPLLLVFALLIALFLKTFVVQAFVIPSGSMEQTIQIGDRVLVDKMTPWFNAEPQRGDVVVFKDPGGWLGESETVSTGPSPVGIRQAKEFLTFIGLLPSADEQDLIKRVVAVGGDTVKCCGKDGRLTVNGVAVDEPYLNLGDVPSAIQFEVKVPEGRIFVMGDHRSNSADSRYHLGNGFHGTVPLSDVVGRAVVIAWPVGNWATLGQRDAFAGVPDEASGASAAPGLSHSVSHQDPYGMIPLPTPAELPLVMGVMGLRRIRRGRWHGLRSGCGGFGGRRTIRTRRTRGPARTDRGPLGGGGGPDGG